The following proteins are co-located in the Pectinophora gossypiella chromosome 7, ilPecGoss1.1, whole genome shotgun sequence genome:
- the LOC126368458 gene encoding protein diaphanous homolog 1-like isoform X2, with amino-acid sequence MSTIKKHIFTPLEKKTFLDILKRYPSVIENKDTDGASLRAKNEAWDIVTREYNASPHATNQVTNKQLRRLWMNLKQRQREALTKERQHRLATGGGPATSDAVVDPDVSEVAPALIVGIDDAVDSDTIPVTADLAVQEVNMDLQPVSCLPPTSSQIPSTSAFSSSPFPCAVVTQAPLALAPTRTTLTPPPPEVGPLLSLTTTTPPPALPTTTPPPPLPTTTPPPPLPTSTPPPPPLTASTPPPPLPTSTPPPRLPTPPPRFPTPPLINPSNTATQTFQRHKSSILDKEYKDRQRRANEIHELEVLLLRERIREAKARADLAELQLQQQCSSDTATDA; translated from the exons ATGTCAACAATTAAGAAGCATATTTTTACTCCcctcgagaagaaaacttttttggatATATTGAAAAGATACCCCTCGGTGATAGAGAATAAGGATACCGATGGCGCTTCATTACGCGCAAAAAATGAAGCTTGGGATATTGTAACCAGAGAATACAACGCAAGCCCTCATGCTACCAATCAG gttacaaataaacaacttagGAGATTGTGGATGAACCTCAAGCAGCGGCAAAGGGAAGCACTGACAAAAGAACGTCAACATCGGCTAGCTACTGGAGGAGGGCCTGCAACCAGTGATGCAGTTGTAGACCCAGATGTGTCTGAGGTGGCCCCTGCTCTAATAGTTGGTATCGATGATGCTGTTGACTCTGATACAATTCcag TAACCGCTGACCTTGCCGTCCAAGAAGTAAATATGGACTTGCAGCCCGTCTCTTGTCTTCCCCCAACTTCTTCCCAAATACCATCCACCAGTGCATTTTCTTCATCACCATTCCCATGCGCTGTTGTTACACAAGCACCACTTGCCCTTGCCCCAACCCGGACAACATTGACACCACCTCCACCTGAAGTAGGTCCACTACTGTCTCTCACTacaaccactccaccaccagctctccctacaaccactccaccaccacctctccctacaaccactccaccaccacctctccctacatccactccaccaccaccacctcttactgcttccactccaccaccacctcttcctacatccactccaccaccacgtcTTCCTACCCCACCTCCACGTTTTCCTACTCCACCTCTTATTAACCCATCAAATACAGCTACCCAAACTTTTCAAAGGCATAAAAGTTCTATTCTGGATAAGGAATATAAAGACAGACAGAGACGGGCTAATGAGATTCATGAGTTGGAGGTTTTATTGTTAAGAGAAAGAATAAGAGAAGCAAAGGCGAGAGCAGACCTCGCAGaacttcaactgcagcagcagtgttcgtcag ATACTGCAACTGATGCCTGA
- the LOC126368458 gene encoding protein diaphanous homolog 1-like isoform X1: MSTIKKHIFTPLEKKTFLDILKRYPSVIENKDTDGASLRAKNEAWDIVTREYNASPHATNQVTNKQLRRLWMNLKQRQREALTKERQHRLATGGGPATSDAVVDPDVSEVAPALIVGIDDAVDSDTIPVTADLAVQEVNMDLQPVSCLPPTSSQIPSTSAFSSSPFPCAVVTQAPLALAPTRTTLTPPPPEVGPLLSLTTTTPPPALPTTTPPPPLPTTTPPPPLPTSTPPPPPLTASTPPPPLPTSTPPPRLPTPPPRFPTPPLINPSNTATQTFQRHKSSILDKEYKDRQRRANEIHELEVLLLRERIREAKARADLAELQLQQQCSSGTSVLSTCSSYYFKN, from the exons ATGTCAACAATTAAGAAGCATATTTTTACTCCcctcgagaagaaaacttttttggatATATTGAAAAGATACCCCTCGGTGATAGAGAATAAGGATACCGATGGCGCTTCATTACGCGCAAAAAATGAAGCTTGGGATATTGTAACCAGAGAATACAACGCAAGCCCTCATGCTACCAATCAG gttacaaataaacaacttagGAGATTGTGGATGAACCTCAAGCAGCGGCAAAGGGAAGCACTGACAAAAGAACGTCAACATCGGCTAGCTACTGGAGGAGGGCCTGCAACCAGTGATGCAGTTGTAGACCCAGATGTGTCTGAGGTGGCCCCTGCTCTAATAGTTGGTATCGATGATGCTGTTGACTCTGATACAATTCcag TAACCGCTGACCTTGCCGTCCAAGAAGTAAATATGGACTTGCAGCCCGTCTCTTGTCTTCCCCCAACTTCTTCCCAAATACCATCCACCAGTGCATTTTCTTCATCACCATTCCCATGCGCTGTTGTTACACAAGCACCACTTGCCCTTGCCCCAACCCGGACAACATTGACACCACCTCCACCTGAAGTAGGTCCACTACTGTCTCTCACTacaaccactccaccaccagctctccctacaaccactccaccaccacctctccctacaaccactccaccaccacctctccctacatccactccaccaccaccacctcttactgcttccactccaccaccacctcttcctacatccactccaccaccacgtcTTCCTACCCCACCTCCACGTTTTCCTACTCCACCTCTTATTAACCCATCAAATACAGCTACCCAAACTTTTCAAAGGCATAAAAGTTCTATTCTGGATAAGGAATATAAAGACAGACAGAGACGGGCTAATGAGATTCATGAGTTGGAGGTTTTATTGTTAAGAGAAAGAATAAGAGAAGCAAAGGCGAGAGCAGACCTCGCAGaacttcaactgcagcagcagtgttcgtcaggtacatcagtattatctacttgctcatcatactattttaaaaactag
- the LOC126368452 gene encoding putative nuclease HARBI1 — MELENILQEINYYDDLDHYDDLLWQDAYRLPKVYIRDAENRFEMRADRFQKRYRFCQESVLFITSLLRSDLEKQDNRGLPIAPEIAVLLTLRFYATASFQIVCGDLLHISQPTASNIITKVSKLLAQLHTHYIKFPRGAEANRNRELFKEMGRHGQWPGLPGIDGAIDCTHVKIVSTPGCQHHEVFRNRKSDFSINVQVVAGPRREILDIVARWAGSMHDSRIFQMSSVYIKYTQGILNGRLVGDNGYPTLPFVLTPIRPAPEDAPSVRYNRAQIKTRNVVERTFGIWKRRFPCLSRGLGNKLSTVSHIIVSCAVLHNLSLILNDVMVFDENQNDEQEETDSLIPSTSTGFLKLENGPDSCRHLLILL, encoded by the exons AtggaattagaaaatattttacaagaaatcaATTATTACGACGATTTAGATCATTACGACGATTTGTTATGGCAAGATGCGTATCGTTTGCCAAAAGTTTATATCAGGGACGCCGAAAATCGCTTTGAAATGCGAGCGGATCGGTTCCAGAAAAGATACAGATTCTGCCAAGAATCTGTATTGTTTATAACATCGTTACTGAGAAGTGACTTAGAAAAACAGGACAACAGAGGTCTACCGATTGCTCCGGAAATAGCAGTTTTATTAACTCTGAGATTTTATGCTACAGCGTCATTTCAG ATAGTCTGTGGAGACTTACTGCACATATCACAGCCTACCGCCTCAAATATTATTACGAAGGTTTCAAAGTTGCTAGCTCAATTGCATACACACTACATAAAGTTTCCCCGAGGAGCAGAGGCTAACAGAAACAGAGAATTGTTTAAAGAGATGGGTAGACATGGACAGTGGCCTGGACTTCCCGGGATCGATGGAGCTATTGACTGTACCCATGTTAAAATTGTATCAACACCAGGGTGCCAGCACCATGAAGTCTTTAGAAATAGGAAATCAGATTTTTCTATTAATGTCCAGGTTGTTGCAGGGCCCCGCAGGGAAATATTAGACATAGTAGCCAGATGGGCAGGCAGCATGcacgattctaggatatttcaaatgtcatcagtttacataaaatacacgCAGGGTATTTTAAATGGAAGACTTGTCGGAGACAATGGGTATCCTACACTACCTTTTGTTCTCACACCTATAAGACCTGCCCCCGAAGATGCTCCCTCAGTACGGTACAATAGAGCTCAAATAAAAACCAGAAATGTTGTGGAAAGAACATTCGGCATTTGGAAGCGGAGATTTCCCTGTTTATCTAGAGGCCTAGGTAACAAACTGTCAACTGTTTCTCATATAATTGTATCATGTGCGGTATTACACaacttgtcattaattttaaatgatgtcatggtttttgatgagaatcagaatgatgaacaagaagaaacagatagtttaataccaagcactagcactggatttttaaaattagaaaatggccccgattcctgcagacatctcttaattttactttaa
- the LOC126368461 gene encoding uncharacterized protein LOC126368461 isoform X2 gives MSTIKKHIFTPLEKKTFLDILKRYSSVIENKDTDGASLRAKNEAWDIVTREYNASPHATNQVTNKQLRRLWMNLKQRQREALTKERQHRLATGGGPATSDAVVDPDVSEVAPALIVGIDDAVDSDTIPVTADLAVQEVNMDLQPVSCLPPTSSQIPSTSAFSSSPFPCAVVTQAPLALAPTRTTLTPPPPGVGPLLSLTTTTPPPALPTTTPPPPLPTSTPPPPPLTASTPPPPLPTSTPPPRLPTPPPRFPTPPLINPSNTATQTFQRHKSSILDKEYKDRQRRANEIHELEVLLLRERIREAKARADLAELQLQQQCSSDTATDA, from the exons ATGTCAACAATTAAGAAGCATATTTTTACTCCcctcgagaagaaaacttttttggatATATTGAAAAGATACTCCTCGGTGATAGAGAATAAGGATACCGATGGCGCTTCATTACGCGCAAAAAATGAAGCTTGGGATATTGTAACCAGAGAATACAACGCAAGCCCTCATGCTACCAATCAG gttacaaataaacaacttagGAGATTGTGGATGAACCTCAAGCAGCGGCAAAGGGAAGCACTGACAAAAGAACGTCAACATCGGCTAGCTACTGGAGGAGGGCCTGCAACCAGTGATGCAGTTGTAGACCCAGATGTGTCTGAGGTGGCCCCTGCTCTAATAGTTGGTATCGATGATGCTGTTGACTCTGATACAATTCcag TAACCGCTGACCTTGCCGTCCAAGAAGTAAATATGGACTTGCAGCCCGTCTCTTGTCTTCCCCCAACTTCTTCCCAAATACCATCCACCAGTGCATTTTCTTCATCACCATTCCCATGCGCTGTTGTTACACAAGCACCACTTGCCCTTGCCCCAACCCGGACAACATTGACACCACCTCCACCTGGAGTAGGTCCACTACTGTCTCTCACTacaaccactccaccaccagctctccctacaaccactccaccaccacctctccctacatccactccaccaccaccacctcttactgcttccactccaccaccacctcttcctacatccactccaccaccacgtcTTCCTACCCCACCTCCACGTTTTCCTACTCCACCTCTTATTAACCCATCAAATACAGCTACCCAAACTTTTCAAAGGCATAAAAGTTCTATTCTGGATAAGGAATATAAAGACAGACAGAGACGGGCTAATGAGATTCATGAGTTGGAGGTTTTATTGTTAAGAGAAAGAATAAGAGAAGCAAAGGCGAGAGCAGACCTCGCAGaacttcaactgcagcagcagtgttcgtcag ATACTGCAACTGATGCCTGA
- the LOC126368461 gene encoding protein diaphanous homolog 1-like isoform X1, whose amino-acid sequence MSTIKKHIFTPLEKKTFLDILKRYSSVIENKDTDGASLRAKNEAWDIVTREYNASPHATNQVTNKQLRRLWMNLKQRQREALTKERQHRLATGGGPATSDAVVDPDVSEVAPALIVGIDDAVDSDTIPVTADLAVQEVNMDLQPVSCLPPTSSQIPSTSAFSSSPFPCAVVTQAPLALAPTRTTLTPPPPGVGPLLSLTTTTPPPALPTTTPPPPLPTSTPPPPPLTASTPPPPLPTSTPPPRLPTPPPRFPTPPLINPSNTATQTFQRHKSSILDKEYKDRQRRANEIHELEVLLLRERIREAKARADLAELQLQQQCSSGTSVLSTCSSYYFKN is encoded by the exons ATGTCAACAATTAAGAAGCATATTTTTACTCCcctcgagaagaaaacttttttggatATATTGAAAAGATACTCCTCGGTGATAGAGAATAAGGATACCGATGGCGCTTCATTACGCGCAAAAAATGAAGCTTGGGATATTGTAACCAGAGAATACAACGCAAGCCCTCATGCTACCAATCAG gttacaaataaacaacttagGAGATTGTGGATGAACCTCAAGCAGCGGCAAAGGGAAGCACTGACAAAAGAACGTCAACATCGGCTAGCTACTGGAGGAGGGCCTGCAACCAGTGATGCAGTTGTAGACCCAGATGTGTCTGAGGTGGCCCCTGCTCTAATAGTTGGTATCGATGATGCTGTTGACTCTGATACAATTCcag TAACCGCTGACCTTGCCGTCCAAGAAGTAAATATGGACTTGCAGCCCGTCTCTTGTCTTCCCCCAACTTCTTCCCAAATACCATCCACCAGTGCATTTTCTTCATCACCATTCCCATGCGCTGTTGTTACACAAGCACCACTTGCCCTTGCCCCAACCCGGACAACATTGACACCACCTCCACCTGGAGTAGGTCCACTACTGTCTCTCACTacaaccactccaccaccagctctccctacaaccactccaccaccacctctccctacatccactccaccaccaccacctcttactgcttccactccaccaccacctcttcctacatccactccaccaccacgtcTTCCTACCCCACCTCCACGTTTTCCTACTCCACCTCTTATTAACCCATCAAATACAGCTACCCAAACTTTTCAAAGGCATAAAAGTTCTATTCTGGATAAGGAATATAAAGACAGACAGAGACGGGCTAATGAGATTCATGAGTTGGAGGTTTTATTGTTAAGAGAAAGAATAAGAGAAGCAAAGGCGAGAGCAGACCTCGCAGaacttcaactgcagcagcagtgttcgtcaggtacatcagtattatctacttgctcatcatactattttaaaaactag